The Catenulispora sp. EB89 genome has a segment encoding these proteins:
- a CDS encoding TetR/AcrR family transcriptional regulator, which yields MATAQKETETPRQRYRAQVQEEIKQHAWEQIASAGASALSLNAIAKQMGMSGPALYRYYANRDELITALIRDAYQSMADAIHAAAASGSGLRGLGQALRAWALEDPQRYLLIYGTPVPGYEAPEDTTRLANEVMAELLEAAGADDLGAMPASPVQAHLAEHSAWAGVHSADPPRLHRAVIMWTRLHGVLSLELAGHFAGMGFDPAQVFAAELDAVAGN from the coding sequence GTGGCGACGGCTCAGAAAGAGACCGAGACACCCCGCCAGCGCTATCGCGCGCAGGTGCAGGAGGAGATCAAGCAGCACGCGTGGGAGCAGATCGCGAGCGCCGGCGCCTCCGCGCTGTCGCTGAACGCCATCGCCAAGCAGATGGGGATGAGCGGGCCGGCGCTGTACCGGTACTACGCCAATCGCGACGAGCTGATCACGGCGCTCATCCGGGACGCGTACCAGAGCATGGCCGACGCGATCCACGCGGCCGCCGCGTCCGGCTCCGGTCTCAGGGGTCTGGGACAGGCGCTGCGCGCGTGGGCGCTGGAGGATCCTCAGCGCTATCTACTGATTTACGGGACCCCGGTGCCGGGCTACGAGGCTCCCGAGGACACCACACGGCTCGCGAACGAGGTGATGGCGGAGCTGCTCGAGGCCGCCGGCGCCGACGACCTCGGCGCGATGCCGGCGTCACCGGTGCAGGCGCATCTGGCCGAGCACAGCGCGTGGGCGGGGGTGCACTCCGCCGATCCGCCGCGGCTGCACCGGGCCGTCATCATGTGGACGCGGCTGCACGGGGTTCTGTCGCTGGAGTTGGCCGGGCACTTCGCGGGGATGGGGTTCGACCCGGCGCAGGTGTTCGCGGCGGAGTTGGACGCCGTCGCAGGCAACTGA
- a CDS encoding medium chain dehydrogenase/reductase family protein yields MTDQTLVQVVLPGIVEPEDLRVRRTARPEPGAGQITIAMEATGVSFAEQQMRRGRYYDQPPFPFVPGYDVVGRVYAVGAGVDPALLGRRVAVLTKVGGWASHVLADARDAVEVPEGLTAEQAETVVVNGITAWQMLHRKAHVKAGQTILVHGASGGVGQVLTQLALAAGVTVIGTASVRNHDALRAAGALPVDRTANVPEKVRELAPDGVDAIFDHVGLRSVAECWPLLRRGGTLVSYGTAATRDDTGSKQLPVLKILARTTLWTLLPNGRSASFFNIWAGKKLNQDRFRARLRADLTEVFGALRRGDITTSVAATLPLAQAGEALRLAESGTVSGKIVLTP; encoded by the coding sequence ATGACCGATCAGACTCTCGTCCAGGTGGTTCTGCCGGGCATCGTGGAGCCGGAGGACCTGCGGGTCCGGCGGACGGCCCGGCCGGAGCCCGGCGCCGGCCAGATCACCATCGCCATGGAGGCGACCGGGGTCTCCTTCGCCGAGCAGCAGATGCGCCGCGGGCGCTACTACGACCAGCCGCCGTTCCCCTTCGTCCCCGGCTACGACGTGGTCGGCCGGGTCTACGCGGTCGGCGCCGGGGTGGACCCGGCGCTGCTCGGCCGGCGGGTCGCGGTGCTGACCAAGGTCGGCGGCTGGGCCAGCCACGTGCTGGCCGACGCCCGGGACGCGGTCGAGGTCCCCGAGGGCCTGACCGCCGAGCAGGCCGAGACCGTGGTGGTCAACGGCATCACCGCCTGGCAGATGCTGCACCGCAAGGCGCACGTGAAGGCCGGCCAGACCATCCTGGTGCACGGCGCCAGCGGCGGCGTCGGCCAGGTCCTGACCCAGCTCGCGCTGGCCGCCGGGGTCACGGTGATCGGCACCGCCTCGGTCCGGAACCACGACGCCCTGCGCGCCGCCGGGGCGCTGCCGGTCGACCGCACCGCGAACGTGCCCGAGAAGGTCCGCGAACTGGCTCCGGACGGCGTGGACGCCATCTTCGACCACGTCGGCCTGCGCAGCGTCGCCGAGTGCTGGCCGCTGCTCCGGCGCGGCGGCACGCTCGTCTCCTACGGCACCGCCGCGACCCGCGACGACACCGGCTCCAAGCAGCTGCCGGTGCTGAAGATCCTGGCCCGCACCACGCTGTGGACCCTGCTGCCCAACGGCCGCAGCGCCTCCTTCTTCAACATCTGGGCCGGCAAGAAGCTGAACCAGGACCGCTTCCGGGCCCGGCTGCGCGCCGACCTCACCGAGGTCTTCGGGGCGCTGCGGCGCGGCGACATCACCACCTCGGTCGCGGCCACGTTGCCGCTGGCGCAGGCCGGCGAGGCGCTGCGGCTGGCCGAGTCGGGGACGGTCTCCGGGAAGATCGTCCTGACCCCCTGA
- a CDS encoding nuclear transport factor 2 family protein, translated as MNFRLKTTLIATAVVTALGATAAMASDNGDAHHSKIVNSWAAAWNGSDPKALGALFTADATYTDHAIGVTMTGQQQISGWKERTDALIENVHVTVNHAYRSGSHITIEAVYAGHIKGAPKPFAVDMATLLDVQGHRLTADQDFYNLGSVLSQSGLPADWKPGS; from the coding sequence ATGAACTTCCGCCTCAAGACCACCCTGATCGCCACCGCCGTCGTCACCGCTCTGGGCGCCACCGCCGCGATGGCCAGCGACAACGGAGACGCGCACCACTCCAAGATCGTCAACAGCTGGGCCGCCGCCTGGAACGGCTCGGACCCGAAGGCGCTCGGCGCGCTGTTCACCGCCGACGCCACCTACACCGACCACGCGATCGGCGTCACCATGACCGGCCAGCAGCAGATCTCCGGCTGGAAGGAGCGCACCGACGCGCTGATCGAGAACGTGCACGTCACCGTCAACCACGCCTACCGCTCCGGCAGCCACATCACGATCGAGGCGGTCTACGCCGGCCACATCAAGGGCGCGCCCAAGCCGTTCGCCGTCGACATGGCCACCCTGCTGGACGTCCAGGGCCACCGCCTCACCGCCGACCAGGACTTCTACAACCTGGGCTCGGTCCTGTCGCAGTCCGGCCTGCCGGCCGACTGGAAGCCGGGTTCCTGA
- a CDS encoding LysR family transcriptional regulator, producing the protein MQFHQLRYFVTVAETRHFTRAAEALHVTQPSLSQQIRALEHELGADLFLRARGNITLTDAGEALLPMARRILADADAARREVQELAELRRGHVRLGATPSLCTGLLPDVLRTYHQRYPGIQLLVQESGSHDLVRDLARGALDLALVVLPLPSPSPALTTEELLREDLVVVSAPNVPPPGDGRQVRIADLEHEQLIMFRHGYDLRDLTVAACRAEGFEPVFAVEGGEMDAVLGFARAGLGVAIVPSMVAQNAEPNLRVTPIAPPALHRTIAVAHRTDVVLPHAAQEFRRTLLGLTTSARVTEG; encoded by the coding sequence ATGCAGTTCCACCAGCTCCGTTACTTCGTCACGGTCGCCGAGACCCGGCACTTCACCCGCGCCGCCGAGGCCCTGCATGTGACGCAGCCCTCACTGTCACAACAGATCAGAGCCCTGGAACACGAACTCGGCGCGGACCTGTTCCTGCGCGCTCGCGGGAACATCACGCTGACCGACGCCGGCGAGGCGCTGCTGCCGATGGCCCGCCGGATCCTGGCCGACGCCGACGCGGCGCGGCGGGAGGTGCAGGAGCTGGCCGAGCTGCGGCGCGGGCACGTGCGGCTCGGGGCGACGCCGTCGCTGTGCACGGGACTGCTTCCCGACGTCCTGCGGACCTACCACCAGCGGTATCCCGGGATCCAGCTGCTGGTCCAGGAGAGCGGGTCGCACGACCTGGTCCGGGACCTGGCGCGCGGCGCTCTGGACCTGGCGTTGGTGGTGCTGCCGCTGCCGTCCCCCTCGCCGGCGCTGACCACGGAGGAACTGCTGCGGGAAGACCTGGTCGTGGTCTCGGCCCCGAACGTGCCGCCGCCGGGCGACGGTCGGCAGGTGCGGATCGCGGACCTGGAACACGAGCAGCTGATCATGTTCCGGCACGGCTACGACCTGCGCGACCTGACCGTGGCGGCGTGCCGGGCGGAGGGCTTCGAGCCGGTGTTCGCGGTCGAGGGCGGGGAGATGGACGCGGTGCTGGGGTTCGCCCGGGCCGGTCTCGGCGTGGCGATCGTGCCGAGCATGGTGGCGCAGAACGCGGAGCCGAATCTGCGGGTGACGCCGATCGCGCCGCCGGCGCTGCATCGGACGATCGCGGTGGCGCACCGCACGGATGTGGTGCTGCCGCACGCGGCGCAGGAGTTCCGGCGGACGTTGCTCGGGCTGACCACCTCGGCGAGAGTCACAGAGGGCTGA